One region of Nycticebus coucang isolate mNycCou1 chromosome 10, mNycCou1.pri, whole genome shotgun sequence genomic DNA includes:
- the LOC128596569 gene encoding cysteine-rich PDZ-binding protein-like encodes CFQAFVASAGSAEEWCAKKHEKKLGTVITPDTWKDGARNTTESGGRKLNENKALTSKKARFDPYGKNKFSGGACGSFSTCKICKTSVHQPGSHYCQGCAYKKAICSMCGKKVLDTKNFKQTSV; translated from the exons TGTTTCCAAGCGTTTGTTGCCTCTGCTGGTAGCGCGGAAGAATGGTGcgcaaaaaaacatgaaaagaaacttGGTACTGTTATCACTCCAGATACATGGAAGGATGGAGCTAGAAATACCACAGAAAGTGGTGGaagaaaactgaatgaaaataaagcCTTGACTTCAAAAAAAGCAAGATTTGATCCTTATGGAAAGAATAAGTTCtcgggtggcgcttgtggctca ttctCCACTTGCAAAATCTGTAAAACTTCTGTACACCAACCAGGTTCTCATTATTGCCAGGGCTGTGCCTACAAAAAGGCTATCTGCTCCATGTGTGGAAAAAAGGTTTTAGATACTAAAAACTTCAAGCAAACATCTGTCTAG